One Gelria sp. Kuro-4 DNA segment encodes these proteins:
- the rplO gene encoding 50S ribosomal protein L15 codes for MNLSTLSPAPGSRQAKTRVGRGIGSGLGKTSGRGHKGQKARSGGVKGPAFEGGQKPLQLRLPKRGFYNPFRVEYAVVNLAALEEKFAAGDEVTPETLRAAGLVKHANDRIKILGTGDITKPLTVRVHAFSRAAQEKIAAAGGKAEVI; via the coding sequence ATGAATCTGTCTACGCTGTCACCGGCTCCCGGTTCCCGCCAGGCGAAGACGCGCGTAGGGCGCGGCATCGGCTCCGGGCTCGGCAAAACCTCCGGACGTGGTCACAAGGGCCAAAAGGCCCGCTCGGGCGGCGTTAAAGGACCGGCCTTCGAGGGCGGTCAGAAGCCGCTGCAGCTGCGCCTGCCCAAGCGGGGTTTCTATAATCCGTTTCGGGTGGAGTACGCCGTGGTGAACCTGGCTGCTTTAGAGGAGAAATTTGCGGCCGGGGACGAAGTGACACCCGAGACCCTGCGTGCGGCCGGGCTGGTGAAGCACGCGAACGATCGGATCAAAATCCTGGGCACGGGGGATATAACCAAACCCCTTACCGTCCGGGTGCATGCCTTCAGCCGCGCTGCCCAGGAGAAGATCGCTGCGGCCGGCGGCAAAGCTGAGGTGATTTAA
- the secY gene encoding preprotein translocase subunit SecY, translated as MLDALRNAWKIPDLRRRLTFTLLMFLVFRIGSHIPVPGIDPRVLQDVFNQGNLLGFLDLFSGGALKRVSIFALSVTPYITASIIIQLLTIVIPKLEELAKEGEEGRKKLAQYTRYSTVVLALIQAAGMVAWMRDAVTHPGWVSWSIIVVALTAGTAFLMWLGEEITDKGIGNGISLIIFAGIVSRLPAGLGKVIGYVQVRAINVLNILLLAVVVLAVIVAIIYMQEGERRITVQYAKRMVGRRVYGGQSTHIPLKVNQAGVIPIIFAMSVLLFPGTVAQFVHHPWAQAVANALQWGTTLNTVLYFGLNVFFTFFYTAVTFNPVDISKNMQKYGGFIPGIRPGRPTSDYISRVLYRITVAGALFIALVAVLPMFMGSLTGVQGLYFGGTGVLIVVGVALETMKQIEAHMLMRHYEGFLKKS; from the coding sequence GTGCTGGATGCGCTGCGGAATGCCTGGAAGATTCCGGACCTAAGGCGGCGGCTCACCTTTACCCTGCTCATGTTCCTGGTGTTCCGGATCGGCAGCCACATTCCCGTGCCCGGCATCGACCCGCGGGTGCTGCAGGATGTCTTTAACCAGGGCAACCTGCTCGGGTTCCTGGACCTCTTTTCCGGCGGTGCCTTAAAGAGGGTTTCCATCTTTGCCTTGAGCGTAACCCCCTACATTACGGCCTCAATTATTATCCAGCTCCTCACCATTGTTATCCCCAAGCTCGAGGAGCTGGCTAAAGAAGGCGAAGAGGGGCGTAAAAAGCTGGCCCAGTACACGCGCTACAGCACCGTGGTGCTGGCGCTGATCCAGGCGGCCGGCATGGTGGCCTGGATGCGGGATGCCGTCACTCACCCCGGCTGGGTGAGCTGGTCCATCATCGTAGTGGCGCTGACGGCCGGGACGGCCTTCCTCATGTGGCTGGGCGAGGAGATTACCGATAAAGGTATTGGCAACGGGATCTCGCTCATCATCTTTGCCGGCATCGTCTCGCGCCTCCCGGCCGGCCTGGGCAAGGTTATCGGGTACGTTCAGGTGCGGGCCATCAACGTCCTTAACATTCTGCTCCTGGCTGTGGTGGTGCTGGCGGTGATCGTGGCGATCATCTACATGCAGGAAGGCGAGCGGCGGATTACCGTGCAGTACGCCAAGCGCATGGTGGGGCGCCGGGTTTACGGCGGGCAGAGCACGCACATCCCGCTCAAGGTGAACCAGGCCGGTGTGATCCCCATCATTTTCGCCATGTCGGTCCTGCTTTTCCCAGGCACGGTGGCTCAGTTTGTGCATCACCCCTGGGCGCAGGCGGTGGCCAACGCCCTGCAGTGGGGGACCACCCTCAACACGGTGCTTTACTTCGGCCTCAACGTGTTCTTTACGTTCTTCTACACGGCGGTAACCTTTAACCCGGTGGACATTTCCAAGAACATGCAGAAGTACGGCGGGTTCATTCCCGGCATCCGGCCCGGGCGGCCGACGTCCGACTACATCAGCCGGGTGCTCTACCGGATTACGGTGGCCGGCGCGCTCTTCATCGCGCTGGTGGCGGTGCTTCCCATGTTCATGGGCAGCCTGACCGGCGTGCAGGGTCTTTACTTCGGGGGCACCGGTGTGCTCATTGTGGTCGGTGTGGCGCTCGAGACCATGAAGCAGATCGAGGCGCACATGCTGATGCGGCACTATGAAGGATTTCTTAAGAAGTCGTAA
- a CDS encoding adenylate kinase: protein MQLVLLGAPGAGKGTQGELLAQEYGIPHIATGDLLRGAMAAETPLGEAARRYVARGELVPDEVVVGIVRERLTAPDAEAGFILDGFPRTEAQAEDLDAFLEELGRPLTAAVLLDVARETLLARLTARRVCPQCGASFHLVNRPPKEAGRCDACGAPLVQREDDRTDVIARRLEVYQKETAPLVEFYARRGLLVRVPGTGTPAEILARVKAALGEGAA from the coding sequence ATGCAGCTTGTACTCTTGGGGGCGCCGGGGGCAGGCAAAGGGACGCAGGGCGAACTCTTGGCGCAGGAATACGGCATCCCCCACATCGCCACTGGAGACCTCCTACGGGGGGCCATGGCGGCAGAGACACCCCTGGGCGAGGCAGCGCGCCGCTACGTCGCCCGGGGCGAGCTGGTACCCGATGAGGTGGTTGTCGGGATCGTCAGGGAGCGGCTGACGGCACCGGACGCCGAGGCCGGCTTTATCCTGGACGGCTTTCCGCGCACAGAGGCCCAGGCGGAGGATCTGGACGCATTTTTAGAGGAGCTGGGGCGGCCGCTCACGGCCGCGGTGCTGCTGGATGTGGCCCGCGAAACACTGCTGGCGCGCCTCACGGCGCGGCGCGTGTGCCCCCAGTGCGGCGCATCCTTTCACCTGGTGAACAGGCCGCCCAAGGAAGCCGGGCGCTGCGACGCCTGCGGCGCTCCCTTGGTGCAGCGCGAAGATGACCGCACGGACGTAATCGCGCGGCGCCTTGAGGTGTATCAAAAGGAGACTGCACCACTCGTGGAGTTTTACGCCCGCAGAGGGCTCCTCGTGCGCGTACCGGGCACCGGGACGCCGGCGGAGATCCTGGCGCGGGTTAAAGCAGCTTTAGGAGAAGGTGCAGCATGA
- the map gene encoding type I methionyl aminopeptidase: protein MIVLKSPREIDCMRAAGRLTAQAIAELKRAIRPGVTTGELDALAEDFITRHGGVPAFKGYQGFPGSICASINDEVVHGIPGLRQVKAGDIISIDIGAIVDGYVGDAAFTAPVGAVSPEAEELMRVTEGSLYRAIEQAHPGNRLSDISHAVQTYVERAGFAVVRDYVGHGIGTKMHEDPPIPNYGPPGRGPRLQVGMVLAIEPMVNRGTFEVRVLDNGWTVVTADGSLSAHFEHTVAVTESGPEILTRL from the coding sequence ATGATCGTCCTTAAGTCACCGCGGGAAATCGACTGCATGCGGGCGGCGGGACGGCTTACCGCCCAGGCCATCGCGGAACTCAAGCGGGCCATCCGGCCCGGTGTTACCACCGGCGAGCTCGATGCGCTGGCGGAGGATTTTATCACCCGCCACGGCGGCGTACCGGCCTTCAAGGGCTACCAGGGTTTTCCGGGCAGCATCTGCGCCTCCATCAACGACGAGGTGGTGCATGGGATCCCTGGTCTACGGCAGGTAAAAGCTGGAGATATTATTAGTATCGATATCGGCGCCATCGTCGACGGTTATGTGGGCGATGCGGCCTTCACCGCGCCGGTGGGCGCAGTGAGCCCCGAGGCGGAGGAGCTCATGCGGGTGACCGAAGGCTCGCTTTACCGCGCTATCGAACAGGCGCATCCCGGGAACCGCCTCTCCGACATCTCGCACGCCGTGCAGACGTACGTCGAGCGCGCCGGCTTTGCGGTGGTGCGGGATTACGTGGGCCACGGGATCGGCACCAAGATGCACGAGGATCCGCCCATTCCCAACTACGGGCCGCCGGGCCGGGGCCCGCGGCTGCAGGTGGGCATGGTGCTGGCCATTGAACCGATGGTGAACCGGGGAACGTTCGAGGTCCGGGTGCTGGACAACGGTTGGACGGTTGTCACCGCCGACGGCAGCCTGTCGGCGCACTTCGAACACACCGTGGCCGTTACCGAGTCGGGCCCGGAGATCCTTACCCGGCTGTGA
- a CDS encoding KOW domain-containing RNA-binding protein, whose translation MPGKVKLGQIVCSRAGRDRGRYYLVVGWQDARRLRVADGRRRPVERPKVKNIAHLEVTGRVAEEVAARLERKEPVSDLMVRAALAEVAGADPSWKEGD comes from the coding sequence ATGCCGGGAAAAGTGAAACTGGGGCAGATTGTGTGTTCGCGCGCCGGCCGCGACCGGGGCCGGTACTACCTGGTGGTGGGCTGGCAGGACGCCCGGCGTCTCCGGGTGGCCGACGGCAGGCGCCGCCCGGTGGAAAGGCCGAAGGTCAAGAACATCGCACACCTCGAGGTCACCGGCCGGGTGGCCGAGGAAGTGGCCGCGCGGCTCGAGCGCAAGGAGCCGGTGAGCGACCTGATGGTGCGCGCGGCTCTGGCTGAGGTTGCGGGCGCTGATCCGTCGTGGAAGGAGGGCGATTGA
- the infA gene encoding translation initiation factor IF-1 codes for MPKERDDAIEVDGTVVEPLPNAMFRVELDNGHRVLAHVSGKIRMNFIRILPGDRVRLQLSLYDLGRGRITYRYK; via the coding sequence ATGCCTAAGGAAAGAGACGATGCCATAGAGGTCGATGGTACGGTAGTGGAGCCGCTTCCCAACGCGATGTTCCGGGTGGAACTGGATAACGGCCACCGTGTCTTGGCCCATGTTTCCGGTAAGATCCGTATGAACTTCATTCGCATCCTTCCCGGGGACCGCGTGCGCCTGCAGCTGTCGCTTTACGACCTGGGCCGGGGACGGATAACGTACAGGTACAAATAG
- the rpmJ gene encoding 50S ribosomal protein L36: MKVRPSVKPICEKCKVIKRKGRVMVICENPKHKQRQG; encoded by the coding sequence ATGAAGGTGAGGCCGTCGGTGAAACCAATCTGCGAGAAGTGTAAAGTGATCAAGCGCAAGGGGCGCGTGATGGTTATCTGTGAAAACCCCAAGCATAAGCAGCGCCAGGGCTGA
- the rpsM gene encoding 30S ribosomal protein S13, which translates to MARIAGVDLPRDKRVEVALTYIYGIGPTSAQKILAQTRINPDTRVKDLTEEEATRLREEIDKNYKVEGDLRRDVSLDVKRLIEIGTYRGLRHRRGLPVRGQRTRTNARTRKGPRKTVGVRRKK; encoded by the coding sequence ATGGCACGTATTGCCGGTGTAGATCTGCCGCGCGATAAGCGGGTTGAGGTGGCGCTCACGTATATCTACGGGATCGGCCCCACCTCGGCGCAGAAGATCTTGGCCCAGACACGCATCAACCCGGACACCCGCGTGAAGGACCTGACCGAGGAAGAGGCCACCCGGCTGCGCGAAGAGATCGACAAGAACTACAAGGTGGAAGGCGACCTCAGGCGCGATGTTTCTCTGGACGTCAAGCGCCTCATTGAAATCGGGACCTACCGTGGTCTGCGCCACCGCCGGGGCCTGCCGGTGCGCGGGCAGCGGACGCGCACCAACGCCCGCACCCGGAAGGGTCCGCGCAAGACGGTGGGCGTGCGGCGTAAGAAGTAA
- the rpsK gene encoding 30S ribosomal protein S11 — translation MPKKAQTRVKRRERKNVDRGVAHIRSTFNNTLVTITDTAGNVISWSSAGTQGFKGSRKGTPFAAQMAAEKAAKQAMEHGMREIEVEVKGPGAGREAAIRSLQAAGLEVNLIKDVTPIPHNGCRPPKRRRV, via the coding sequence ATGCCGAAGAAAGCGCAGACGCGCGTGAAGCGGCGTGAGCGCAAGAACGTCGACCGCGGCGTGGCGCACATCCGCTCCACTTTCAACAATACTTTGGTTACCATCACCGATACGGCGGGCAACGTTATCTCCTGGTCCAGCGCCGGCACACAAGGGTTTAAGGGCTCCCGCAAGGGCACACCCTTCGCCGCCCAGATGGCCGCGGAGAAGGCCGCCAAGCAGGCGATGGAGCACGGCATGCGGGAGATAGAGGTGGAGGTTAAGGGTCCGGGGGCCGGCCGCGAGGCGGCCATTCGTTCGCTGCAGGCGGCAGGGCTGGAGGTAAACCTGATTAAAGACGTGACTCCCATTCCGCACAACGGTTGCCGGCCGCCCAAGCGGCGCCGGGTCTAA
- the rpsD gene encoding 30S ribosomal protein S4, whose product MARYTAAVCRLCRREGMKLFLKGDRCYTGKCSIDRRGYAPGQHGQGRKKISEYGVQLREKQKARRIYGVLERQFGRYYELAARMKGMTGVNLLTLLETRLDNVVYRLGFARSRAEARQLVRHGHFAVNGRKVSIPSFRVRAGDEVSVREGSRNLPLFAELAQVAAARTVPAWLESVPAELKARVLRLPEREEIDVPVQEHLIVELYSK is encoded by the coding sequence ATGGCAAGGTATACGGCTGCTGTTTGCCGGCTGTGCCGGCGGGAAGGCATGAAGCTCTTCCTCAAGGGTGACCGCTGCTACACGGGCAAGTGCTCGATAGACCGGCGCGGTTATGCTCCCGGCCAGCACGGCCAGGGCCGGAAGAAGATTTCCGAGTATGGTGTGCAGCTGCGCGAGAAGCAGAAGGCGCGCCGCATTTACGGCGTGCTGGAGCGGCAGTTCGGCCGCTACTATGAGCTCGCGGCGCGCATGAAGGGCATGACGGGCGTGAACCTCTTGACGCTCCTGGAGACCAGGCTCGACAACGTGGTCTACCGCCTCGGGTTCGCCCGTTCGCGGGCGGAGGCGCGGCAGCTGGTGCGCCACGGTCACTTCGCGGTGAACGGCCGCAAGGTGAGCATTCCTTCCTTCCGCGTGCGCGCCGGCGACGAGGTGAGCGTACGGGAGGGGAGCCGCAACCTGCCGCTCTTTGCGGAACTGGCTCAGGTGGCGGCGGCGCGCACGGTCCCCGCCTGGCTGGAGTCGGTACCGGCCGAGCTGAAGGCCCGGGTGCTCAGGCTGCCGGAACGGGAAGAAATCGATGTGCCGGTGCAGGAACACCTTATCGTGGAGCTTTATTCCAAGTAA
- a CDS encoding DNA-directed RNA polymerase subunit alpha yields MVEMEKPRIEVAEISDDDRYGRFVVEPLERGYGTTLGNSLRRVLLSSLPGAAVTSVKIQGVLHELSTIPGVVEDVPEIVLNLKELALKLHSDGPKMMRLEARQPGDVKAGDITTDPDIEILNPEQHIATLDEGAELVMEITVAKGRGYVPADRNKKPDDPIGLIPVDSVFSPITRVNYLVENTRVGQRTDFDKLTLEVWTDGTISPDEAVSLAAHILTEHLALFTGLTEVSNDMEIMVEREEENKGSALDMTIEELDLSVRSYNCLKRAGINTVYQLTQKTEDDMMKVRNLGRKSLEEVQTKLAALGLSLKPKEE; encoded by the coding sequence ATGGTTGAGATGGAAAAACCGAGGATTGAGGTGGCCGAGATCAGCGACGATGACCGGTACGGCCGCTTCGTGGTCGAACCGCTCGAGCGGGGGTACGGGACCACCCTGGGCAACTCTCTACGGCGGGTCCTCCTCTCCTCCCTGCCGGGGGCGGCGGTCACCTCGGTGAAGATCCAGGGTGTTCTGCACGAGCTGTCGACGATACCGGGCGTGGTTGAGGACGTGCCGGAGATCGTGCTTAACCTGAAGGAGCTGGCGCTGAAACTGCACAGCGACGGCCCCAAGATGATGCGCCTCGAGGCGCGGCAGCCCGGCGATGTCAAGGCCGGCGACATTACCACCGACCCGGACATTGAAATCCTTAACCCGGAGCAGCACATCGCCACTTTGGACGAAGGCGCGGAGCTGGTCATGGAGATCACCGTGGCCAAGGGCCGCGGCTATGTGCCGGCCGACCGGAACAAAAAGCCGGATGATCCCATCGGGCTGATCCCCGTGGACTCCGTCTTCAGCCCCATTACCCGCGTGAACTACCTGGTGGAGAACACCCGCGTGGGGCAGCGGACAGACTTTGACAAGCTGACGCTGGAGGTGTGGACCGACGGGACGATAAGTCCCGACGAGGCCGTAAGCCTGGCGGCCCACATCCTCACCGAGCACCTGGCCCTCTTCACCGGCCTCACCGAGGTTTCCAATGACATGGAGATCATGGTGGAGCGCGAAGAGGAGAACAAGGGGAGTGCCCTCGATATGACCATCGAGGAGCTGGATCTCTCTGTGCGCTCATACAACTGCCTCAAGCGGGCCGGGATCAATACCGTCTACCAGCTGACGCAGAAGACGGAAGACGACATGATGAAGGTGCGCAACCTCGGGCGCAAGTCGCTGGAAGAAGTGCAGACCAAGCTGGCGGCGCTGGGGCTGTCCCTGAAGCCCAAGGAGGAGTAG
- the rplQ gene encoding 50S ribosomal protein L17, with product MGYRKLGRLSGHREAMLRNALVSFFRYERIQTTEAKAKELRRLAEGLVTLAKRGDLHARRQAAVLVPDKEVLKKLFDTVGPRYKERAGGYTRIYRLGPRQGDAAPLAILELA from the coding sequence ATGGGTTACCGCAAACTCGGGCGCCTGAGCGGCCACCGGGAGGCCATGCTCAGGAATGCGCTCGTCTCCTTTTTCCGCTATGAGCGCATCCAAACCACCGAGGCCAAGGCCAAGGAGCTGAGGCGCCTGGCTGAGGGCCTGGTTACCCTGGCCAAGCGGGGCGACCTGCACGCGCGGCGGCAGGCGGCGGTGCTGGTGCCGGATAAAGAAGTCTTGAAAAAGCTGTTCGATACGGTGGGGCCCCGCTATAAGGAGCGGGCCGGCGGCTATACGCGGATTTACAGGCTCGGACCCCGCCAAGGCGATGCAGCTCCCTTGGCCATCCTGGAGCTGGCGTAA
- a CDS encoding energy-coupling factor transporter ATPase: protein MTAMFQLEHVSHAYSGGDAGGRPALADVTLRIAAGEFVAVIGHNGSGKSTLAKHLNALLLPTEGRVLVKGLDTRRSEHLWDIRQTAGMVFQNPDNQIVATAVEEDVAFGPENLGVPPAEIRRRVDEALAIVGMSEFRRVAPHLLSGGQKQRIAIAGVLAMRPAALILDEPTAMLDPAGRREVLETVVRLNREEGITIVYITHFMEEAVRAGRVVVMDDGRVVLDGPPREVFARVAELRRLGLDVPQVTELALRLKERGVELPPGILTTEEMVAELCRYESTM from the coding sequence ATGACGGCAATGTTTCAGCTCGAGCACGTCTCCCACGCCTACAGCGGGGGGGACGCGGGCGGGCGACCGGCCCTCGCGGACGTCACCTTGCGCATCGCCGCCGGCGAGTTCGTCGCCGTAATCGGCCACAACGGCTCGGGCAAGTCCACCCTGGCGAAGCACCTCAATGCCCTCCTGCTGCCCACCGAGGGGCGGGTGCTGGTGAAGGGGCTGGATACGCGCCGGAGCGAACACCTCTGGGATATCCGCCAGACGGCGGGCATGGTGTTTCAAAACCCCGACAACCAGATTGTGGCCACGGCGGTGGAGGAGGACGTGGCCTTTGGGCCGGAGAACCTGGGCGTGCCGCCGGCGGAGATCCGCCGGCGGGTGGACGAGGCCCTGGCGATTGTGGGCATGAGCGAGTTTCGCCGCGTGGCGCCGCACCTTCTGTCGGGCGGGCAGAAGCAGCGCATCGCCATCGCCGGCGTGCTGGCCATGCGCCCGGCGGCCCTCATCCTGGATGAGCCGACGGCCATGCTCGACCCGGCGGGGCGCCGTGAGGTGCTGGAGACCGTGGTCCGGCTGAACCGGGAAGAGGGCATCACCATCGTTTACATCACCCACTTCATGGAAGAAGCCGTGCGCGCCGGGCGCGTGGTGGTGATGGACGACGGGCGCGTGGTACTGGACGGGCCCCCCCGCGAGGTGTTTGCCAGGGTGGCGGAGCTGCGCCGCCTGGGGCTGGACGTCCCGCAGGTGACGGAACTGGCTCTGCGCCTTAAGGAGCGCGGGGTGGAGCTGCCACCTGGGATTCTCACCACAGAGGAGATGGTGGCGGAGCTATGCCGATACGAATCGACGATGTGA
- a CDS encoding energy-coupling factor transporter ATPase produces MPIRIDDVSYTYQPGTPFAAAALDHIEITIHDGEFLGLIGHTGSGKSTLIQHLNGLLLPTEGRVLVDGVDTRVRATRREVRRKVGLVFQYPEHQLFEETVAKDVGFGPRNLGLPEDEVKERVEAALEMVGLDAAKYGPRSPFDLSGGEMRRVAVAGVLAMRPRYLVLDEPTAGLDPRGRDEILGQVARLHRELGLTVILVSHSMEDVARLVDRLVVLHRGKVAAQGTPRELFQRAEELQKLGLGIPQITEFMRRWGARHPGVRTDVITVEEAAEEILAHLRRRAHA; encoded by the coding sequence ATGCCGATACGAATCGACGATGTGAGCTACACCTACCAGCCGGGGACGCCGTTTGCGGCCGCCGCCCTGGACCACATTGAGATAACCATTCACGACGGCGAGTTTTTGGGCCTTATCGGCCACACCGGCTCCGGCAAATCCACTTTGATCCAGCACCTGAACGGGCTGCTGCTCCCAACGGAAGGCCGGGTGCTGGTGGACGGGGTGGACACCCGCGTCCGGGCCACGCGCCGCGAGGTGCGCCGGAAGGTAGGGCTGGTGTTTCAGTACCCCGAGCACCAGCTCTTTGAGGAGACGGTGGCCAAGGACGTGGGCTTTGGGCCACGCAACCTGGGCCTCCCCGAAGATGAGGTAAAGGAGCGGGTCGAGGCGGCCCTGGAGATGGTAGGGCTGGATGCGGCCAAGTACGGGCCGCGCTCGCCCTTTGACCTCTCCGGGGGTGAGATGCGGCGGGTGGCCGTGGCCGGGGTGCTCGCCATGCGGCCCCGCTACTTGGTGCTGGACGAGCCTACGGCGGGGCTGGACCCGCGGGGACGGGACGAGATCCTGGGCCAGGTGGCGCGCCTGCACCGGGAGCTGGGGCTTACGGTTATCCTGGTGTCGCACAGCATGGAGGATGTGGCGCGTCTGGTGGACCGCCTGGTGGTGCTACACCGCGGCAAGGTGGCGGCGCAGGGTACCCCGCGCGAGCTCTTCCAGCGGGCGGAGGAGCTGCAAAAGCTGGGGCTGGGCATCCCGCAGATCACCGAGTTCATGCGCCGCTGGGGTGCGCGGCATCCGGGCGTGCGCACGGATGTTATCACAGTGGAAGAAGCGGCGGAGGAGATCTTGGCGCACCTGAGGAGGCGGGCCCATGCTTAA
- a CDS encoding energy-coupling factor transporter transmembrane protein EcfT: MLKDITLGQYIPGNSLLHRLDPRTKILGSILYIIALFVLNDLPGYVIITAFSFALIFLSGLSWRYVLRGVRPIFYIVLFTLVLNFFLTPGRVVWQLGPLKATAEGIRLGIFMGWRLLLLVLTTSLLTLTSSPIALTDGIEYLLNPFRGIGVPAHELAMMMTIALRFIPTLLEETDKIMKAQMARGADFETGNIVQRARGMIPLLVPLFVGAFRRADDLATAMEARCYQGGVGRTRLRELKFAARDFVALGVSVLLVVLSVADRLLH, encoded by the coding sequence ATGCTTAAAGACATCACCCTCGGCCAGTATATACCAGGGAACTCGCTGCTCCACCGGCTGGACCCGCGGACCAAGATCCTGGGCTCGATCCTCTACATCATCGCCCTCTTTGTCCTCAACGACCTGCCGGGTTACGTCATCATTACCGCCTTCAGCTTCGCCCTCATCTTTCTTTCCGGCCTGTCCTGGCGCTATGTGCTGCGGGGTGTGCGCCCCATTTTTTACATTGTTCTTTTTACCCTGGTGCTGAACTTCTTTCTCACCCCGGGCCGCGTGGTGTGGCAGCTGGGGCCCCTCAAGGCGACGGCCGAAGGAATCCGCCTGGGCATCTTCATGGGCTGGCGGCTGCTGCTTTTGGTGCTCACCACCTCGCTGCTCACCTTGACGAGCTCGCCCATCGCGCTCACCGACGGGATTGAGTACCTCCTGAACCCGTTTCGGGGCATCGGCGTGCCGGCCCACGAGCTGGCGATGATGATGACCATTGCGTTGCGCTTTATCCCGACGCTGCTCGAGGAGACGGACAAGATCATGAAGGCACAGATGGCGCGCGGCGCAGACTTCGAGACGGGGAACATCGTGCAGCGGGCGCGCGGGATGATCCCGCTCCTGGTGCCGCTCTTCGTCGGGGCTTTCCGGCGCGCCGACGACCTGGCCACGGCCATGGAGGCGCGCTGCTACCAGGGTGGGGTGGGGCGCACGCGCCTGCGCGAGCTCAAGTTCGCTGCCCGCGACTTTGTCGCCCTTGGCGTCAGCGTCCTCCTCGTGGTCCTCAGCGTGGCCGACCGCCTGCTGCACTGA
- the truA gene encoding tRNA pseudouridine(38-40) synthase TruA, with protein MRNIKLVLAYDGTDFAGFQVQPGKRTVQGELTAALAKILGEEVKVIGAGRTDAGVHARAQVVNFATAAPIPTGRLSAALNSCLPPDLTVWQAEEVPADFHARYAAQGKTYRYLIHQAPQPSPFLRRYSWHLPRPLDVTAMQAAAAQLIGEHDFSSFCAAGGAAKTRVRTLRRLTLGGEGGLLLVEAAADGFLYKMVRNLVGTLVEVGRGAFTPDDVQRILAGRDRSLAGPTAPPQGLILWEVDYGRGRGPETPGGVALTPPWACVKITL; from the coding sequence GTGCGGAACATCAAGCTTGTGCTGGCGTATGACGGAACGGATTTCGCCGGGTTCCAGGTGCAGCCGGGAAAGCGCACTGTGCAGGGCGAGCTTACGGCGGCGCTGGCGAAGATCCTGGGCGAAGAGGTTAAGGTAATCGGCGCCGGGCGCACCGACGCCGGCGTCCACGCCCGCGCCCAGGTGGTCAACTTTGCGACCGCCGCCCCGATCCCCACCGGCCGCCTCTCCGCCGCGCTCAATTCCTGCCTGCCGCCCGACCTCACCGTCTGGCAGGCAGAGGAGGTGCCGGCGGACTTCCACGCCCGCTACGCGGCCCAAGGCAAAACATACCGTTACCTCATCCACCAGGCGCCGCAGCCCTCCCCCTTCCTGCGCCGTTACAGCTGGCACCTTCCCCGGCCCCTCGACGTCACGGCCATGCAGGCCGCCGCGGCGCAGCTCATCGGTGAGCACGACTTCTCCTCTTTTTGTGCCGCGGGCGGCGCCGCCAAGACGCGCGTCCGCACCCTGCGCCGCCTGACACTGGGCGGGGAGGGCGGCCTCCTCCTGGTGGAGGCGGCGGCGGACGGCTTTCTTTACAAGATGGTGCGCAACCTGGTGGGCACCCTGGTGGAGGTGGGCCGGGGCGCCTTCACCCCGGACGACGTACAGCGCATTCTGGCCGGCCGGGACCGGAGCTTGGCCGGCCCCACGGCCCCGCCCCAGGGGCTCATCCTCTGGGAGGTGGACTACGGGCGGGGCCGCGGGCCGGAAACGCCCGGCGGCGTTGCCTTGACACCGCCGTGGGCCTGTGTTAAAATCACCCTGTGA
- the rplM gene encoding 50S ribosomal protein L13 codes for MAKPAEIQRKWYVLDGAGKPLGRLAVQAAHILRGKHKPTFTPFIDTGDHVIVVNADKVVLTGRKAEQKEWVRYTGYPGGLKRTKYRELMAKRPELAVEMAVKGMLPHNRLGRAMAKKLKVYSGSEHPHHAQKPEVWSF; via the coding sequence ATGGCCAAACCCGCGGAAATACAGCGCAAGTGGTATGTTCTCGATGGTGCCGGGAAGCCCCTCGGCCGGCTGGCGGTTCAAGCGGCCCACATCCTGCGCGGCAAGCACAAGCCTACCTTTACCCCCTTTATCGACACGGGGGATCATGTGATCGTTGTCAATGCCGACAAGGTGGTGCTCACCGGGCGCAAGGCCGAGCAGAAGGAATGGGTGCGCTACACGGGGTATCCCGGTGGACTGAAGCGGACCAAGTACCGGGAACTTATGGCCAAGCGGCCGGAGCTGGCCGTTGAGATGGCGGTAAAGGGCATGCTGCCCCACAACCGACTCGGTCGTGCCATGGCCAAGAAGCTCAAGGTGTACAGCGGGTCGGAACACCCGCACCACGCCCAGAAACCAGAGGTCTGGAGCTTTTAA